One stretch of Abyssisolibacter fermentans DNA includes these proteins:
- a CDS encoding CD1375 family protein has product MTVIQTKLMNAYATLVMANRMTLEEVPETEVTLKDNSTSTLRQETNVEIARRKVEILS; this is encoded by the coding sequence ATGACTGTAATCCAAACTAAATTAATGAATGCTTATGCTACTTTAGTGATGGCTAATAGAATGACATTAGAAGAAGTACCTGAAACGGAAGTAACTTTAAAAGACAATTCAACATCTACATTAAGACAAGAAACTAATGTAGAAATAGCAAGAAGGAAGGTTGAAATACTTAGCTAA
- a CDS encoding baseplate J/gp47 family protein, whose translation MQNKLYNKITFENLMKRALKHVPDDIDKREGSVIYDTIAAVVVELAQEYIELDNILELGFVQTSNGEWLTKKCSELGVNRKMAVHAERKGIFNVEIPIGARFSIDDLVYTNTAPINISGADKEYKLRAETAGEIGNKPFGALMPITYINGLEKAELAEIITAGENEESDEKLLKRYLDTANKPSFGGNKQQYISFVEEIDGVGHVKCFPLWNGRGTVRIVAVAPDKQALSSEKVTEIQNIIDPKKDGMGDGYAPIGHIVTVETANVLNIDVAVDVNLKVDIDIEDVKAELQTKLEKYLQEKSFEETVIRLNSIGGLVIETDEILDYQNLKLNGNTKNVIVDEDVIIKLGTLTVNQY comes from the coding sequence TTGCAAAACAAACTATACAATAAAATAACCTTTGAAAATTTAATGAAAAGAGCATTAAAGCATGTACCAGATGATATTGATAAAAGAGAAGGTTCTGTTATTTATGATACTATAGCTGCTGTAGTTGTTGAACTTGCTCAGGAGTATATAGAGCTGGATAATATATTAGAGCTTGGGTTTGTACAGACTTCTAATGGAGAGTGGCTGACAAAGAAATGTTCTGAGCTTGGAGTTAATAGAAAGATGGCTGTTCATGCTGAAAGAAAAGGTATATTTAATGTAGAAATTCCAATAGGTGCTAGGTTTAGTATTGACGATTTAGTCTATACAAACACAGCACCTATTAATATTTCTGGAGCAGATAAAGAATACAAGTTAAGAGCAGAAACAGCGGGAGAGATAGGTAATAAACCATTTGGTGCTTTAATGCCTATAACTTATATCAATGGCTTAGAAAAAGCAGAACTAGCAGAGATAATTACAGCAGGTGAAAATGAAGAAAGTGATGAAAAGTTGTTAAAAAGATATTTAGATACAGCTAACAAGCCAAGCTTTGGAGGTAACAAACAGCAGTATATATCTTTTGTAGAGGAAATAGACGGAGTAGGACATGTTAAATGCTTTCCACTTTGGAATGGCAGAGGAACAGTGAGAATAGTAGCAGTAGCTCCAGATAAACAAGCTTTAAGCAGTGAAAAAGTAACAGAAATACAAAACATAATTGATCCTAAAAAGGACGGTATGGGAGACGGATACGCACCAATAGGACATATAGTAACCGTTGAAACTGCAAATGTATTAAATATAGATGTAGCAGTAGATGTTAATTTGAAAGTAGATATAGACATAGAAGATGTAAAAGCAGAATTACAAACTAAGCTAGAAAAATACCTGCAAGAAAAAAGCTTTGAAGAAACTGTAATCAGACTAAATTCAATAGGAGGTTTAGTCATAGAAACAGATGAAATATTAGACTATCAAAACTTAAAGCTAAATGGAAATACAAAAAATGTAATAGTAGATGAAGATGTAATAATAAAACTCGGTACATTAACAGTTAATCAATACTAG
- a CDS encoding tail fiber protein, with product MEYNSKTNWQREDIVTEKDLNRIEQGIEDVCGKLGGIKEGAEVNRPISDSVTLDDSTTSASSKAVKIAYDKASEKVNKIDENATKIGNLETNVDGIVNEKRQPNGIASLDENAQVPTEQLNNVQYLKDFYGRSVKKVGFETFIEVYDIFSKYVNNNLDSSTVGSVSQSTGLRLTSNGGSIGSIKEFANYIELSRNTTVGGACVVIKDTAFDLTNATSVEIDFEIIDPFNAMYAEFGLIKDKNNNNTYTCGYPDGFLYNRGPNSTIRQTHAFDVSNVTGNYYFKMSIWGNETYNKSIRIYSIKIDNNMLYPNQLNYDFNNASVSLKTSTLSTSLPMPLLQIPSHFLDWYSINAMVNTPNGTNIKFDIYDNYGNLLKEDVKQGEILKLTNPIIQPRVTLSRDTLETPSPSFSWLEVGYRGSATGGVWNKIDEITLDVDIAQLDISVPEIFNEFRIVGRNIKINSSSLDTLLINFNNDFDTSGNYGSTVTNGTSLYSSNKILTGTSMCSNNYNMLCDIEINNNVNDNITSIELNVVSSYAKRSNGIGVWKINQKINTIHLLNTSYQILTGSTFEIWGR from the coding sequence ATGGAATACAATAGTAAAACTAATTGGCAGAGAGAAGATATTGTTACAGAGAAGGATTTGAATAGGATAGAGCAAGGGATAGAAGATGTATGTGGTAAACTTGGAGGGATAAAAGAAGGTGCAGAGGTTAACAGACCAATAAGCGATAGTGTAACATTAGATGATTCAACAACAAGTGCAAGTTCAAAGGCTGTGAAAATTGCTTATGATAAAGCTAGTGAAAAAGTAAATAAAATAGATGAGAATGCAACTAAAATTGGCAATTTAGAAACAAATGTTGATGGTATAGTTAATGAAAAAAGACAACCTAACGGTATAGCAAGTCTTGATGAAAACGCACAAGTGCCTACTGAACAGCTTAACAATGTGCAGTATTTGAAAGATTTTTATGGGAGAAGTGTAAAGAAGGTTGGCTTTGAGACGTTCATTGAGGTTTATGATATATTTAGTAAATATGTAAATAATAACTTAGATTCTAGTACAGTTGGCTCTGTTTCACAATCAACTGGTCTAAGACTAACATCAAATGGTGGTTCGATAGGTTCAATAAAAGAGTTTGCAAATTATATAGAGTTATCAAGAAATACAACAGTGGGAGGTGCCTGTGTTGTAATTAAGGATACAGCTTTTGACTTAACTAATGCTACCTCAGTTGAAATAGATTTTGAAATTATAGACCCCTTTAATGCTATGTATGCTGAATTTGGATTGATTAAAGATAAGAATAATAATAACACGTATACATGTGGGTATCCTGATGGTTTTCTTTATAATAGAGGACCGAATTCCACCATAAGGCAAACTCATGCATTTGATGTTTCAAATGTAACTGGCAATTATTACTTTAAAATGTCAATTTGGGGAAACGAAACTTATAATAAAAGTATTAGAATATACAGTATTAAAATAGATAATAATATGCTTTATCCAAATCAACTAAATTATGATTTTAATAATGCTTCAGTTAGCTTAAAAACATCTACATTATCAACGTCATTACCAATGCCACTATTGCAAATTCCATCACATTTCCTTGATTGGTACTCAATAAACGCTATGGTGAATACTCCGAATGGAACAAATATTAAATTCGATATATATGATAATTACGGAAACTTACTAAAAGAAGATGTGAAACAAGGTGAAATACTTAAACTTACTAATCCAATTATACAACCAAGGGTAACATTAAGTAGGGATACTTTAGAAACGCCTTCACCTTCATTTAGTTGGTTAGAAGTAGGGTATAGAGGCAGTGCAACAGGTGGTGTGTGGAATAAGATTGATGAAATAACACTTGATGTAGATATCGCACAATTAGACATAAGTGTACCAGAAATTTTTAATGAGTTTAGGATAGTAGGTAGAAATATTAAAATAAACAGTAGTTCATTAGATACTTTGTTAATCAATTTCAATAATGATTTTGATACATCGGGTAACTATGGTTCAACTGTAACGAATGGAACTTCTCTTTATTCCTCTAACAAAATATTAACAGGTACTTCGATGTGTAGTAATAATTATAATATGTTATGTGATATTGAAATTAACAATAATGTTAATGATAATATTACATCTATTGAACTTAATGTTGTTAGTTCTTATGCTAAAAGGTCTAATGGTATTGGTGTATGGAAAATTAATCAAAAAATCAATACTATTCATCTATTAAATACATCTTATCAAATTTTAACAGGCTCAACATTCGAGATATGGGGGCGATAG
- the tnpA gene encoding IS200/IS605 family transposase, which yields MDNSSLSHTRWKCQYHIVFIPKYRRKVMYGQVKADVREILTKLCEYQNLEMIEGSVCQDHVHLCVSIPTKFSVSEFVG from the coding sequence ATGGACAATTCAAGTTTATCACATACAAGATGGAAATGCCAATATCATATCGTATTTATTCCAAAATACAGACGAAAAGTGATGTATGGACAAGTCAAAGCAGATGTGAGAGAAATACTTACTAAGTTGTGTGAATATCAGAATCTAGAAATGATAGAAGGATCAGTATGTCAAGATCACGTGCATTTGTGTGTAAGTATACCAACCAAATTTAGTGTTTCAGAATTTGTAGGG
- a CDS encoding putative phage tail protein produces MVEENKTNIKLNLPEYYHDIKDIEYLSESLNRELDDIKEQRQKIFNNFFMKDMHEVGLSRWEKIFNIKPKKTDSLQFRKNRVISKYQSRPPISIKSLERILNNYFDKPILEIKLVPDEYAFMIEFMADNANLYKEIEQQVIELKPSNMEHIPTPKAMSTIKFKVKASKTDIERNTRLGTTWKLGVTPFAEVIRVEELEI; encoded by the coding sequence ATGGTGGAAGAAAATAAAACAAATATAAAGTTAAATTTACCTGAGTATTACCATGATATTAAAGATATTGAATATTTGAGTGAGAGTTTAAATAGAGAATTAGATGATATTAAAGAGCAGAGACAGAAAATCTTTAACAACTTTTTTATGAAGGACATGCACGAAGTAGGTTTATCAAGATGGGAAAAAATATTTAATATAAAGCCTAAAAAGACAGATAGCTTACAGTTCAGAAAAAACAGAGTTATATCAAAGTATCAAAGCCGTCCTCCAATATCAATAAAAAGCTTGGAACGAATTTTAAACAATTACTTTGACAAACCAATATTAGAAATAAAGCTAGTGCCAGATGAATATGCATTCATGATAGAATTCATGGCTGATAATGCAAATTTATACAAGGAAATAGAACAACAAGTAATAGAACTAAAACCATCAAACATGGAGCATATACCAACACCAAAAGCAATGAGCACTATAAAATTTAAAGTAAAAGCATCTAAAACTGACATAGAAAGAAACACAAGATTAGGGACAACATGGAAGCTTGGGGTAACACCTTTTGCAGAGGTAATAAGAGTTGAAGAATTAGAGATTTAG